One region of Quercus lobata isolate SW786 chromosome 2, ValleyOak3.0 Primary Assembly, whole genome shotgun sequence genomic DNA includes:
- the LOC115960167 gene encoding uncharacterized protein LOC115960167: protein MYNGRIDPVEHVSHFNYDEDYHHERRNGSSSSKGLGNDAMSKALSQISRSPFTCKIEGGRLPWRFTQPTFTMYNGRIDPVEHDLKVGLPTEHDLRKSLTKELVRSVHRFMDRIDEYKRVEEDQQQGKRKGKVIPQERRDFRVDRDNNNRPRMDFAGKSRSTAPQVVNTVF, encoded by the exons ATGTACAATGGTCGTATAGATCCTGTGGAGCACGTAAGTCACTTTAACTATGATGAGGACTACCACCATGAGCGCAGAAACGGGAGCTCATCTTCCAAGGGTTTAGGAAATGATGCAATGAGCAAAGCACTCAGCCAAATTTCCAGATCACCTTTCACATGCAAGATTGAGGGAGGGAGACTTCCTTGGCGGTTCACTCAGCCCACGTTTACCATGTACAATGGTCGTATAGATCCTGTGGAGCAC GACCTCAAGGTCGGCCTGCCTACTgagcatgatttgagaaaatccTTAACCAAGGAGCTGGTAAGGAGTGTGCATCGGTTTATGGACCGCATTGACGAATACAAGAGGGTTGAGGAAGACCAACAACAAGGCAAAAGGAAGggtaaggttatccctcaagagaggagaGATTTTAGGGTGGACAGAGACAATAATAATAGACCCCGAATGGATTTTGCTGGAAAATCTAGATCTACAGCTCCTCAGGTGGTTAACACTGTGTTTTGA